The following is a genomic window from Actinomadura sp. WMMB 499.
GAAGCCGAAGCCCAAGGCGTCCGCGACGTCCGCGCCGAAGAAGCCGAAGCCGCGTCCCGCCCGCCTCGAACCCCCGGCGGACGAGGACGACGAGGACGGCGAGGACGGTGAGGCGGCCGAGGACGGCGAGCCGGTAAAGGCGCGCGCGAAGCCGAGCCTCCGCAAGCCGGCCGACCCCGCGGCCGACCCCGCGTCCACGGCCGAGCCGACGTACCTCGGCATGAACCGGACGGCGCTGATCGCGGTCGTCGTCCTGGTGGCCCTGCTCGCGAGCCTGGCCATCTGGCAGTGGCGCAGCGCGAGCGGCGCGAACTCCGCGGCGGACGATCGCGCGGCCGTCGAGGAGGTCGCGTCCGCCTACGGCGACGTGGCGCTGAACTACAACGCGACCAACTACCAGGCGCAGATGGACAAGGCGCAGCAGCTCATGGGCGGCGACCTGCTGGAGAGCTTCAAGCAGAGCACGCTCCCCAACCTCGGCAACACCTTCAAGGAGAACCCGAAGCTGGCGCTGACGTCCAAGACGAACCAGGCGTTCGTCGGCAGCGTGAACGGCAAGTTCGCGACGGCGGTCGTGATGGTCGACATCGACGTCACGACGGCCGAGGGCACGACGCAGGCGCCCGGCACGCTGCTGCGGCTGTCCCTCGGCAAGATCGACGGCGAGTGGAAGGTCACCAAGCAGTACGCCTCGGGGACCGACGACTCGAACGCCGGTCAACTCCCCACGGGCACCCCCACCGGCGGCACGGGCGGCGGCACGGGCGGCGGGTCCGGCGGCGGGTCGGAGGCGCCGTCGCCCGGGACGAGCGAGACCCCCGGCAACTGAGGCGTCCGGTCGCGATCGCGCCCCGCACGGCGGAAGCCGTGCGGGGCGCGGCGCGTTCTGCTGAGAAACCGGACGAAGGCGGGCATGATGGCGGCGATGACGGAACGTGCGGGCGAGGCGCGGCGGACGGGCGAACCGGGCCTGCCCGAGGTGCCGGACGAGGTGGTCGCCGACTTCGGGGTGCTGCTGAGCACGGTCACGCTGCTGGAGCGCATCGCGGGCCGCGAGCTGGAGCGCCGCTGCGGCATCCGGCACGCGGCGTTCGAGGTGCTGCTGCGGCTGTCGGCCGCCGCGCCCGGCTGTCCCACCTCGATGGGCGAGCTGGCCGGGGAGCTGATCCTGACCAGCGGCGGGATGACCCGGCTGATCGACCGGATGGAGGCGGCGGGCCTAGTCGCGCGGCAGGCCGCGCCCGGGGACCGGCGCGGCCGGCTGGTCGAGCTGACCGCCGCCGGTCGCGCGAAGCTGGACGAGGCCCTGCGGGTGCACGCGGAGACGCTGCGGCGGCACTTCGCAAACCCGCTGACCGGCGAGCGGCGCCGCGACCTGGTGGAGTCGCTGCGCACGCTGCGCGCGCACGCCCGCGAGGAACTCGACCTGCGCTGACGCGCCGTCCGCGCCGCCGCGCGTCAGCGCGAGTAGTACTCGACGACCAGCTGCTCGTCGCAGACGATGGGGATCTCGCGCCGCTCCGGCAGCCGGGTGAGCTGCGCGGCGAGCGCTTGGTGCCGCACGTCCAGGTAGGGCGGGACGTTCTCGGTGTGCCCGCCCGCGGCGGCGATCTGGAACGCGTCCATGGCGCGGCTCCGCTCGGCGATCGTGATGACGTCGCCGGGCTTCAGCCGGTACGAGGGACGGTCGACACGGCGCCCGTTCACCAGCACGTGCCGGTGCACGACGAACTGCCGGGCCTGGTAGATCGTCCGGGCGAGGCCGGCCCGCAGGACGAGCGCGTCCAGCCGGCGCTCGAGGTCGACGAGCAGCGCCTCGCCGGTCTTCCCGCCCGACTTGGCGGCCTTGTCGAACGCGTTGCGCAGCTGCGCCTCGCGGATGTTGTACTGCGCCCGCAGCCGCTGCTTCTCGCGCAGCCGCACCTTGTAGTCGGACTCGGTCTTGCGCGCGCGGCCGTGGACGCCGGGCGGGTAGGGGCGGGCCTCGAAGTACTTCACGGCCTTCGGCGTCAGCGGGACGCCCAGTGCCCGGGAGAGACGGACCTTGGGACGGGGCTTGTTCATCGGGCCTCCGGATGGTTAGGTATTCCTAAGTTAGGTAAGCCTAACCAATATTCGCGAGGAGGCAAGGTGCGACGAGCGGAGACCGATCCGAAGGACAAAGGCGGCCCGCGCCCCACCGGCGCCGCGGACTCCGGGGCTCCCTCCGGGCCCACCCCGGCGGAACGGGCGCGGACCCTCGCGTACGGGATGGCGGACGGCGTGCTCGTCGCGCCCGGCGTCCCCTACGCGCCCGTCCCGGCGCACACCACGGACCTGGACGGGCGGCCGCTGCTGCTCCTGCCGGCGTCCTCACCGATCGTCGCCGCGCTCGCCGGCGAGCCCGACCTGCCCGCCACGCTGCGGATCTGCGACGTCGCGCCCGTCCCGCTGGCCGACCGGGTGCGCGGGCGCGCCTGGCTGCACGGCTGGCTCACCGAGATCCCGGCCGCCGAGCTGCGCGCCGCCGCGCTCCGGCTGTCGCGCCCGCACCCGCGCCCCGAGCTGCTCGACCTCGCCGCGCCCGTCCCGCCGCAGCGGGGCGCGGACGGCGGTGAGGCGGACGAGGGCAGCCAGTGGACGATCCTCGCCCTCGAGGTCGCGCAGGTCGAGATCGAGGACGCGTGGGGCAGCGCCACCCTCGAACCCGAGGAGTACGCGGCGGCCGCACCGGACCCGTTCGTCGCCGTCGAGGCGGGCATGCTCACGCACCTCGACGCGTGCCACCGCGCCGAACTGACCGGCCTGGTGCCCGAGTCCGTCCTGCCCGAGCCGGACATGGCGGGCACGGGCGCGGCGGGCACGGGCGGCGCGGGGGCGGGCGCGGACGCGGACGCCGGGCCGCGCGACACCGTCCGCCCGCTGGGCCTCGACCGGCACGGGCTGTGGCTGCGGTGCCGTATGCCGTGCTCGGACGGGTCCGTAACCTGCGATCTGCGCCTGCCGTTCCCCGAGCCGGTCAGGGATGTCCACGGTCTCCGGCACGCGTACCGCACCCTGTTCGCCCGCGCGAACCCGTAGCGGGCCGCGACCCCGTACACCGCGAACCCGTGCCGATGGCCGGGGTATCCCGGATGCGGGACGGGCCCGCGCCGGGCGATGCTCGACGCACCGGTCGCGGGCCGCGCGGACGCGGCCCGGCCGGGGCGGATCCGATCGCCTGCCCGTCCTCGCGGGGTGGGTGGGCGGGCGACGGTCGTCCGCGCCGGGCCGACCGGGTGCGGCCGTGCCCGCGACCGGCCTCTCCTCCGGCCGCTCGTCCGGGCCACCGGTTCCGATTGGCCCTGTCCGATCGCGGGCACGGCGCCGCACGCTTGGGGCATGGCCACGACTCGACCGCCGCACGACCCGCAGACCCGCGCCGTCCACCCGCCCGTCCCGATCCCCGCCGGAAGCCGTCCCCTCGGCGTCCCCATCTACCAGGGGCACCTGTTCGGCTTCGAGTCGGCGGGCGCGCTCGCCGCCGCGTTCCAGGGGCCGGACGAGGCGTTCTTCTACGCGCGGATGGGCAACCCGACCGTCCGCGCGCTGGAGGAGGCGCTCGCCGAGCTGGAGGGCGGCGCCCGCGCGCTGGCGACCGCGTCCGGGATGGGCGCCGTCAACGCGGTGCTGGCCGGGCTGCTGCGGTCCGGCGACCACGTGATCGCGCAGGCGTCCCTCTACGGCGGGACGCACGCGCTGCTGACCGACCTCGCCGACCGGTGGGGCGTCGAGGTCACCCGCGTCGGCGGCGACGATCCCGCCGAGGTGCGCGACGCGCTCCGCCCGGCCACGCGGCTGCTCTACCTGGAGACGATCTCCAACCCCACCACGCACGTCACCGACGTTCCGGCCCTCACCGCCGCGCTCGAGGGCACCGACGTCCTGGCCGTCGTCGACAACACGTTCTCCCCGCTGCTGTTCGCGCCGCTCGCGCACGGCGCCGACATCGTGATCCACTCGACGACGAAGTACATCGGGGGGCACGGCGACGTCCTCGGGGGCGCCGCGGTGTTCGCCGACGCGGCCGTGCACCACCGGGTGTGGGAGCACGCCATCGAACTCGGCGCGATCGCCGATCCGTTCGCCGCCTGGCTCACCGTCCGCGGCCTCGCCACCCTGCCGATGCGGATCGCCCGGCAGAGCGCGACGGCCCTCGACCTGGCCGGACGCCTCGCCGCGCACCCGTCCGTCACGCGCGTCCACTACCCGGGCGTCCCGGAGCACCCGCAGCACGAGCTCGCGGGGCGCCTCCTGCCGGACGGGCACGGCGGCGTCCTGTCGTTCGAGCTCGCGGGCGGGCGGGACGCGGGGCGCGTGTTCTCCGAGGCGGTGGAGCTGATCACGCTCGGCCCGTCGCTCGGCGACATCGCGTCCCTCGTGATGCACCCGGCGAGCACGTCGCACCGGCAGCTCGACGCCGCGGCCCTCGCCGCGGCGGGCATCGGCGAGGGCACGGTCCGGCTGTCGGTGGGGCTGGAGAGCGCGGACGACTTGTGGAGGGACATCGAGCAGGCGCTCGCGAAGGCGCGCTGAGCGGGCGCCCGCCCAGGCGTGCTGAGCGGGCGCCCGCCCAGGCGTGCT
Proteins encoded in this region:
- a CDS encoding MarR family winged helix-turn-helix transcriptional regulator, coding for MTERAGEARRTGEPGLPEVPDEVVADFGVLLSTVTLLERIAGRELERRCGIRHAAFEVLLRLSAAAPGCPTSMGELAGELILTSGGMTRLIDRMEAAGLVARQAAPGDRRGRLVELTAAGRAKLDEALRVHAETLRRHFANPLTGERRRDLVESLRTLRAHAREELDLR
- the rpsD gene encoding 30S ribosomal protein S4; its protein translation is MNKPRPKVRLSRALGVPLTPKAVKYFEARPYPPGVHGRARKTESDYKVRLREKQRLRAQYNIREAQLRNAFDKAAKSGGKTGEALLVDLERRLDALVLRAGLARTIYQARQFVVHRHVLVNGRRVDRPSYRLKPGDVITIAERSRAMDAFQIAAAGGHTENVPPYLDVRHQALAAQLTRLPERREIPIVCDEQLVVEYYSR
- a CDS encoding DUF2470 domain-containing protein; its protein translation is MRRAETDPKDKGGPRPTGAADSGAPSGPTPAERARTLAYGMADGVLVAPGVPYAPVPAHTTDLDGRPLLLLPASSPIVAALAGEPDLPATLRICDVAPVPLADRVRGRAWLHGWLTEIPAAELRAAALRLSRPHPRPELLDLAAPVPPQRGADGGEADEGSQWTILALEVAQVEIEDAWGSATLEPEEYAAAAPDPFVAVEAGMLTHLDACHRAELTGLVPESVLPEPDMAGTGAAGTGGAGAGADADAGPRDTVRPLGLDRHGLWLRCRMPCSDGSVTCDLRLPFPEPVRDVHGLRHAYRTLFARANP
- a CDS encoding PLP-dependent aspartate aminotransferase family protein, with the translated sequence MATTRPPHDPQTRAVHPPVPIPAGSRPLGVPIYQGHLFGFESAGALAAAFQGPDEAFFYARMGNPTVRALEEALAELEGGARALATASGMGAVNAVLAGLLRSGDHVIAQASLYGGTHALLTDLADRWGVEVTRVGGDDPAEVRDALRPATRLLYLETISNPTTHVTDVPALTAALEGTDVLAVVDNTFSPLLFAPLAHGADIVIHSTTKYIGGHGDVLGGAAVFADAAVHHRVWEHAIELGAIADPFAAWLTVRGLATLPMRIARQSATALDLAGRLAAHPSVTRVHYPGVPEHPQHELAGRLLPDGHGGVLSFELAGGRDAGRVFSEAVELITLGPSLGDIASLVMHPASTSHRQLDAAALAAAGIGEGTVRLSVGLESADDLWRDIEQALAKAR